In Streptomyces sp. SN-593, a single genomic region encodes these proteins:
- a CDS encoding SIS domain-containing protein encodes MSEGYLPYATARATQAEELEAAIARLGPSVASLAEAGLLAGPGPVFVGIGASLAAACAPVWSLRARGVHAWRLGAGDHPLPYPASRHPVFGVSQSGRSAETLAVLESVPPPLRHAVVNMTPSPIAGIATGVLDIGGIRDSYASTIGYTATVAALGMLADAWDGGAPDEGWARLGALFAATEKDLREQVRALAPLFAAATSADFVGAGPAVGSAEASALLFREVVRVPSTGMSTRQYLHGAMESAGGGVHVVFGDEREHAVADTLAAAGHPVVLVTSAPPPARPRLHPVRVPRLPAAQRAVLEILVAQILVEAVAEVRGVDIEEFVFHNADIKVDGGPAV; translated from the coding sequence ATGAGCGAGGGATACCTCCCCTACGCGACCGCCCGCGCGACGCAGGCCGAGGAGCTGGAAGCCGCGATCGCCCGGCTCGGCCCGTCGGTGGCCTCGCTCGCCGAAGCCGGCCTGCTGGCCGGCCCCGGGCCGGTGTTCGTCGGGATCGGCGCGAGCCTGGCGGCCGCCTGTGCACCGGTGTGGTCGCTGCGCGCCCGGGGCGTGCACGCCTGGCGACTGGGCGCCGGCGACCACCCGCTGCCGTATCCCGCGAGCCGGCACCCGGTGTTCGGGGTGTCGCAGAGCGGCCGTAGCGCGGAGACCCTCGCCGTGCTGGAGTCGGTGCCGCCGCCGCTGCGGCACGCGGTGGTGAACATGACGCCCTCGCCGATCGCCGGCATCGCCACCGGCGTGCTCGACATCGGCGGCATCCGCGACAGCTACGCCTCCACGATCGGGTACACCGCGACCGTGGCCGCGCTCGGCATGCTCGCCGACGCCTGGGACGGCGGCGCCCCCGACGAGGGGTGGGCCCGGCTCGGCGCGCTGTTCGCCGCGACCGAGAAGGACCTGCGCGAGCAGGTGCGGGCGCTGGCGCCGCTGTTCGCGGCCGCCACCTCCGCCGACTTCGTCGGCGCCGGGCCCGCCGTGGGCTCCGCGGAGGCGTCGGCGCTGCTCTTCCGCGAGGTCGTGCGCGTCCCGTCCACCGGGATGAGCACCCGCCAGTACCTGCACGGCGCGATGGAGTCGGCCGGCGGCGGCGTGCACGTGGTGTTCGGCGACGAGCGCGAGCACGCGGTGGCCGACACGCTGGCCGCCGCGGGTCACCCGGTGGTGCTCGTCACCTCGGCGCCGCCCCCCGCACGGCCGCGCCTGCACCCGGTGCGGGTGCCCCGGCTGCCCGCCGCGCAGCGCGCGGTGCTGGAGATCCTGGTCGCCCAGATCCTCGTGGAGGCCGTCGCCGAGGTCCGCGGCGTGGACATCGAGGAGTTCGTGTTCCACAACGCGGACATCAAGGTCGACGGGGGGCCGGCGGTATGA
- a CDS encoding aldehyde dehydrogenase family protein gives MAQHEPSWTRALYVDGEFRPPAAGATLDVRDKSSGALLGEAGSADVADVDAAVASSLTAQRAWAARPHAERAAVLRRVATALEQADGLRELIVRETGSIAGKADYEIASAVGELTEAAALASRPVGEVLRTGHPGRFSVSERVPVGLVAAITPWNFPLVLGMRVIAPALALGNAVLLKPSPETPLSGGLAIAELFARAGAPAGVFQVLPGGERVGRRLVEHPDVAMVHFTGSTAVGREIAATAGSLLKKTSLELGGNNALVVLADADVDQAAMIGAWSSFHYQGQTCISAGRHIVDRAVADAYLDNLVGRAAAVTVGDPLRDGAGLGPIINDAQLARARRLLDDAVAGGARVLTGGTAEGRFFRPTVVVDVDPSCALWTEEIFAPIAPVAVVDGADEAVALANDTRYGLVSSVVGRDVHRATEVARRLDCAMVHVNDATPQDEPLAPFGGTGASGLGGRAGGDANLEEYTERRWRTVTGAPVHYPY, from the coding sequence ATGGCACAGCACGAACCCTCCTGGACACGGGCCCTCTACGTCGACGGGGAGTTCCGCCCGCCCGCCGCGGGCGCCACCCTCGACGTCCGCGACAAGTCCTCCGGCGCCCTGCTCGGGGAGGCCGGCTCCGCCGACGTCGCGGACGTGGACGCGGCCGTGGCCTCCTCGCTCACCGCGCAGCGCGCGTGGGCCGCCCGCCCCCACGCCGAGCGCGCCGCGGTCCTGCGGCGCGTGGCCACCGCACTCGAACAGGCCGACGGCTTGCGCGAGTTGATCGTCCGCGAGACCGGCAGCATCGCGGGCAAGGCCGACTACGAGATCGCCTCGGCCGTCGGTGAGCTGACCGAGGCGGCGGCCCTGGCCTCCCGCCCGGTCGGCGAGGTGCTGCGGACCGGGCACCCCGGCCGCTTCTCGGTGTCCGAGCGCGTGCCGGTCGGCCTCGTCGCGGCGATCACCCCGTGGAACTTCCCGCTGGTCCTGGGCATGCGGGTGATCGCACCCGCGCTGGCCCTGGGCAACGCGGTGCTGCTCAAACCGTCGCCGGAGACGCCGCTGTCCGGCGGGCTGGCGATCGCCGAGCTGTTCGCGCGGGCGGGGGCACCGGCAGGGGTCTTCCAGGTGCTGCCCGGCGGGGAGCGGGTCGGCCGCCGGCTGGTGGAGCATCCCGACGTGGCGATGGTGCACTTCACCGGATCGACCGCGGTCGGCCGGGAGATCGCCGCGACCGCCGGGTCCCTGCTGAAGAAGACCTCGCTGGAACTCGGCGGCAACAACGCCCTCGTGGTGCTGGCGGACGCCGACGTCGACCAGGCCGCGATGATCGGGGCGTGGTCGAGCTTCCACTACCAGGGCCAGACCTGCATCAGCGCGGGCCGGCACATCGTGGACCGCGCCGTCGCCGACGCCTACCTCGACAACCTCGTCGGGCGGGCCGCGGCCGTCACCGTGGGCGACCCGCTGCGGGACGGCGCCGGCCTGGGGCCGATCATCAATGACGCCCAACTGGCCCGCGCCAGGCGGCTGCTGGACGACGCGGTGGCCGGCGGCGCCCGGGTGCTGACCGGCGGGACCGCCGAGGGCCGGTTCTTCCGTCCGACCGTCGTGGTGGACGTCGACCCGTCCTGCGCCCTGTGGACCGAGGAGATCTTCGCGCCCATCGCCCCCGTCGCCGTGGTCGACGGCGCCGACGAGGCCGTGGCGCTCGCCAACGACACCCGCTACGGCCTGGTCTCCTCGGTCGTCGGCCGCGACGTCCACCGGGCCACGGAGGTCGCCCGCCGCCTGGACTGCGCGATGGTCCACGTCAACGACGCGACGCCCCAGGACGAACCGCTCGCCCCCTTCGGCGGGACCGGCGCCTCCGGCCTGGGCGGCCGCGCGGGCGGCGACGCCAACCTGGAGGAGTACACCGAGCGCCGCTGGCGCACGGTCACCGGCGCCCCGGTCCACTATCCCTACTGA
- a CDS encoding BadF/BadG/BcrA/BcrD ATPase family protein: protein MRVLVGADVGGTKVAIRVEAPDGTVRSDVRLPSTGWEAAPVEYAARWLLDRVASVLPAGDEVAALGVGAQGCDTQEHCGRLRAALEALAVPATVVNDAALLVPAAGLEHGIGVIAGTGSIAVGARADGTVLFAGGWGWVLGDEGSAPAIVREAVRAVLADHDRGRPDDGLLTALLDHYGVAGAPGLARAVNDSPTPATWGPAAPAVFDAAAAGSALAAGVVDTAAAALAALVGTLRARGAAGGTVVAAGGVLTGQPLLAGLLRDRLAAAHPDLTLRLLDAPPVAGATALARARLAAP, encoded by the coding sequence ATGAGGGTCCTGGTCGGTGCCGACGTGGGCGGCACCAAGGTCGCGATCCGGGTCGAGGCGCCCGACGGCACGGTCCGCTCGGACGTCCGGCTGCCGTCCACCGGCTGGGAGGCGGCCCCGGTCGAGTACGCCGCGCGCTGGCTGCTGGACCGGGTGGCCTCGGTGCTGCCGGCGGGCGACGAGGTCGCCGCCCTGGGCGTCGGCGCGCAGGGCTGCGACACGCAGGAGCACTGCGGGCGGCTCCGCGCGGCCCTCGAAGCGCTCGCGGTGCCGGCCACCGTGGTCAACGACGCCGCGCTGCTGGTCCCGGCCGCCGGGTTGGAGCACGGCATCGGCGTCATCGCCGGCACCGGCTCGATCGCGGTGGGCGCCCGCGCCGACGGCACCGTGCTGTTCGCGGGCGGCTGGGGCTGGGTGCTCGGCGACGAGGGCAGCGCGCCGGCGATCGTCCGGGAGGCGGTGCGGGCGGTCCTGGCCGACCACGACCGGGGACGGCCCGACGACGGCCTGCTGACGGCGCTGCTCGACCACTACGGCGTGGCCGGCGCCCCGGGACTGGCCCGCGCGGTCAACGACTCGCCCACACCCGCCACATGGGGTCCGGCCGCGCCCGCGGTGTTCGACGCGGCCGCCGCGGGTTCCGCGCTCGCGGCCGGGGTGGTGGACACCGCGGCGGCCGCGCTGGCCGCGCTCGTCGGCACCTTGCGGGCGCGCGGCGCGGCGGGCGGGACCGTCGTGGCCGCGGGCGGCGTGCTGACCGGGCAGCCCCTGCTGGCCGGTCTGCTGCGGGACCGGCTGGCCGCGGCGCACCCCGACCTGACGCTGCGCCTGCTCGACGCCCCGCCGGTCGCGGGCGCGACCGCCCTGGCCCGCGCCCGCCTCGCCGCCCCCTGA